The genome window GTGCAATCAATTGAAGACATCTGGCAGGAAACACTGCAAATTGTTAAAAAAAATATGAGTAAACCTAGTTACGATACATGGATGAAATCAACAACCGCTCATTCACTTGAAGGTAACACGTTTATTATTTCAGCGCCCAATAATTTTGTTCGCGATTGGTTAGAGAAAAGCTACACTCAATTTATCGCTAACATTTTGCAAGAAATAACTGGTCGCTTATTTGATGTCCGCTTTATTGATGGCGAGCAGGAAGAAAACTTTGAATACACTGTGATTAAACCAAATCCAGCGTTAGATGAAGATGGCATTGAAATTGGAAAACATATGCTTAATCCACGTTATGTTTTTGATACCTTTGTCATTGGTTCAGGGAACAGATTTGCCCACGCAGCATCACTTGCAGTAGCCGAAGCACCAGCGAAAGCATATAATCCACTCTTCATTTATGGAGGAGTTGGCCTCGGTAAAACACATTTAATGCACGCAGTTGGCCACTATGTTCAACAACATAAAGATAATGCGAAAGTAATGTACCTTTCCAGCGAAAAATTCACCAATGAGTTTATTAGCTCTATTCGTGATAATAAAACCGAAGAATTCCGCACAAAATATCGGAATGTTGATGTCTTACTTATTGATGATATTCAATTTTTAGCCGGTAAAGAAGGAACACAAGAGGAATTTTTCCATACATTTAACACACTTTATGATGAACAAAAGCAAATTATTATTTCCAGTGACCGACCACCAAAAGAAATTCCTACACTGGAAGATCGACTGAGATCCCGCTTTGAATGGGGCTTAATTACTGATATTACGCCACCAGACTTAGAAACCCGGATCGCCATTTTACGTAAAAAAGCAAAAGCAGACGGATTAGATATTCCAAATGAAGTTATGCTTTATATCGCAAACCAAATTGATTCGAATATTCGCGAGCTAGAAGGCGCACTCATCCGAGTAGTTGCTTATTCTTCCCTCGTTAATAAAGATATAACAGCTGGTCTTGCAGCAGAAGCACTAAAAGATATTATCCCCTCTTCTAAATCACAAGTTATTACTATTAGTGGTATTCAAGAAGCAGTCGGTGAATATTTCCACGTTCGTTTAGAAGATTTTAAAGCAAAAAAACGGACGAAAAGTATAGCATTCCCGCGCCAAATCGCCATGTATCTCTCAAGAGAGCTTACAGATGCCTCATTACCAAAAATCGGTGATGAATTTGGTGGTCGA of Listeria monocytogenes contains these proteins:
- the dnaA gene encoding chromosomal replication initiator protein DnaA, translating into MQSIEDIWQETLQIVKKNMSKPSYDTWMKSTTAHSLEGNTFIISAPNNFVRDWLEKSYTQFIANILQEITGRLFDVRFIDGEQEENFEYTVIKPNPALDEDGIEIGKHMLNPRYVFDTFVIGSGNRFAHAASLAVAEAPAKAYNPLFIYGGVGLGKTHLMHAVGHYVQQHKDNAKVMYLSSEKFTNEFISSIRDNKTEEFRTKYRNVDVLLIDDIQFLAGKEGTQEEFFHTFNTLYDEQKQIIISSDRPPKEIPTLEDRLRSRFEWGLITDITPPDLETRIAILRKKAKADGLDIPNEVMLYIANQIDSNIRELEGALIRVVAYSSLVNKDITAGLAAEALKDIIPSSKSQVITISGIQEAVGEYFHVRLEDFKAKKRTKSIAFPRQIAMYLSRELTDASLPKIGDEFGGRDHTTVIHAHEKISQLLKTDQVLKNDLAEIEKNLRKAQNMF